A genomic window from Klebsiella quasipneumoniae subsp. quasipneumoniae includes:
- a CDS encoding DUF6130 family protein, which translates to MIRPHLLFTLFALTSGCAWAAPLSGLSAADVNGPAAVAPPEQPQPPATLIVDPPLAGPLSKGAVFIQYRAENMRIEPVFGPEALKVAPRIGHIHVIVDDNPWHWADASGEPVILVGLPAGHHKVTLILADPTHKPVDRKTVEFIVPPHAAVMH; encoded by the coding sequence ATGATACGTCCACATTTACTCTTCACGCTGTTCGCGCTGACATCAGGCTGCGCCTGGGCTGCACCGCTTAGCGGACTCAGCGCCGCGGATGTTAACGGCCCCGCCGCCGTTGCACCGCCCGAACAGCCCCAGCCACCGGCAACACTGATTGTGGATCCGCCGCTGGCGGGCCCGCTGAGTAAAGGTGCGGTCTTTATTCAATACCGCGCCGAGAACATGCGTATTGAACCGGTGTTCGGGCCCGAGGCGCTGAAAGTGGCGCCGCGCATCGGCCATATCCACGTCATCGTGGATGACAACCCCTGGCACTGGGCCGACGCCAGCGGCGAGCCGGTTATTCTGGTGGGCCTGCCTGCCGGTCATCACAAGGTGACCCTTATTCTCGCCGATCCAACCCATAAACCTGTTGATCGCAAGACCGTCGAATTCATCGTACCGCCGCATGCTGCGGTTATGCACTGA
- a CDS encoding YdgH/BhsA/McbA-like domain containing protein, whose product MKALLIAVLTFSAAMASSAFAAREINQPQGLQKIGTVSDSSGATSLADLEAKLQAKAVKAGAGAFRITSAGGNNTLSGTADIYR is encoded by the coding sequence ATGAAAGCATTACTGATTGCTGTTCTGACCTTCTCCGCCGCAATGGCGTCTTCCGCTTTCGCTGCCCGGGAAATTAACCAGCCTCAGGGGCTGCAAAAAATTGGCACCGTTTCCGACAGCAGCGGCGCAACGTCGCTGGCGGATCTGGAGGCGAAACTGCAGGCCAAAGCCGTTAAAGCGGGCGCCGGTGCGTTTCGCATTACCTCCGCCGGGGGGAACAACACCCTGTCGGGCACCGCAGATATTTACCGTTGA